cttgtatggttcagagatttgtggtaagagtatggttgctgaataaagcgagttcccacgctttcaaacctttctccctgttcttgatacttgccttgttcgaggacaaacaaggatctaagtctgggggaattgatatatggtgtttttcacatcattgtatatatgttttcatttgtttcaagtcactaattcgtgtcagtctagtcccttttgaccttttacaggtctggagttagcagaagaaagaagagaaggtgcctgatgagaagatgtccttttggagcattcctgcggagaacactcaagagaacagtcccgagactgttctctctcaagcggaacaagcagacggagtgatccggagattgttccagacgaatatggaaactcctatttcgggaattaaagccttgttgccctaatctttttctcttctgattggcgcctccatataaaacgccatctatctattttctattttcttacgctagtttttacaagagaacactgagtattgcgatctgcaacttgtaagggagaagaatccatcctctcatagagaagatcatctgaaccctattgtttctactctgttcttatgcaattttattcaggatttatgtctttgtttatgtgcatcatgatcgagtagtgaccttgctcgcctagggtttttagggtgttgagacatgagctaaacatagataagcgatccataactgttcttcatcatactgttcttactgctttcattaaactgatcacttgatgttagatcactagttcatcacttGGTTAatcgcttaggatgataacttgacatgtattgaatgagcttagtatccctaatcagcgaaagtagatattagggtggtaagtgaactgatcggacctgttctctaaagcttgcaatcgattctcatccaacgacagttaggtggtgagatcgatctgcaaagcgatcactaccacgacagtggagtgttccagctgagtgatccgagttctaggaAGCaccttcatcgcgcttgaataattgtttggctccaattcaacacccaatgaaataccctaggctagctcttgtttaattgaatcaatctcgtgtttattttgcttgtttactatcgcctatttcaaacAAATCATATCtccttcttagcttgattctgaaacttatagaactagagtgtagactggtcctctggatttgaatctcaaatactacaattgcaactgttaacttggcagtagcaaggattcatttttagtgtatcactCCTGTAAAATAGTAGACCCCCTCACGTTCTTCACCCGTTCCAATCTGGGTCTTCGTAAAACGGTCATGCAACACACATAATGTATCAGTAAAGATGGCAATGCAACCAGTTTGTTTGAGTAATCTGGAAACCGAGATCAGTGTGCAAGTAAATTCTGGCACATAAAGGACATCTTTCAAATAATAATGTTCACTCAAAACCAGAGTGCCCTTTTTAGTCGCCTGTGAGTAACGACCATTAGGGAATTTAACCGAAGAGGGAATAATGTCAATGAGGTCAGTAAGAATAGATAAATCTCCAGTCATATGGTGGGAAGCCCCTGTATCAATGATAACATCTTTTAATGTTGGTTTACCAGACAATTTCTCTGTTGAGATGGTCGACTTGGAGTTTTGAAGAAGCTGAAGGAGCTGAGTGATCTGTCCTATTGGATCGTTGTTGGCATTGGTCGTAGTGGTGTTGTGTGATACTGCACGAGCAGAGTTGGACCGCCCACGTCCTCTGTTACTGTTGTTAGAGAAACGTCCTCCTCTACCTCTCTGAGATGATCCATACGTAGAGCCTGTTGCAGAGGCATTATTCTTCTGCTCGTACCACCACTCCGGATAACCATGAAGCTGGAAACACTCGGTATTGTCATGACCTTTCTTAGAACAGTGGGAGCACATCCTATTTGGGTCTCGGAAACGTGTGGTGACCGCTGCAAGCTGAGTAGAATCAGACTTTGGAGTCTCTGTTTGAACAGAAAAACCAATCGCATCTGTCTTTGTCTCCTTAGACCTTGCTGTATTATTGTGTTGCTCCTCTCTTATGACTCTGGAGTAAACATTATTGATATCCGGTAGTGGATCCTCATCAATTATCTGTGATCTGATGTTGCGGAATCGGGACTCGTCGAGCCCAAACAAAAACTTGTGAACACGTATCTCCTCCCGTTCTTTCTCAATGTCTGTAGAAGCTTCACACGAACAGGCTCGTGGAGTTTTAAGATGATCCAGTTCCTCCCATAACTTAGACAATCGACCAAAATATTCAATAACGGTTTGGCCATCCTTCTGACAAGTATTGATCTCATCACGTAGCTGGTGTATACGCACTCCGTTCTTGACAGAGAAACGACGCTGAAGGTTCTCCCACAGCTTATGTGCATCAGGTACAAACGTGAATGTCGATCTGATCTTTGGATCTATAGCAGTACGGATCCAACCAACCAGCATAGAATTCGTAGCAAGCCACTTCGATAGGTCTGGTTCTGACGCAGGTTTTGGGATGGTTCCATTAATGAAACCTAGTTTCCGTTTGGCTTGTATGGAGTTGGAGAGCTCTGTTGCCCACTCTGTGTAATTGTCGCCACGAAGAAGAACTGATGTTATTAAAGCTCCTGGATTATCGGAAGGATGGAGATAGTATATTCCAGAGGAATCAGTAGACGTTGAAGGCGAAGTCGTTAAAGCCGACTCAGTAGCAGCCATGTTTCTTGACTATGAAGAAACTCGATTTTAGTAATTTAGGTTATTCAGATCgttttgctctgataccatgaaatcATATGAATATGTAATTTGTGTTATCTTATTAGAATAGCATTGGCTGCCTATTTATACAACGAGACCATCATAAGATGATAAGGACTATGACTAATTACATCattatcataatatatataggaTATATCCTAATATTAAACTTATATGTATAATTGGAAATATAGTCAGTTTTAGAATTTACATGCAATCAGATTTGACGAGACATATATGTTTGGTTCATGGTCAACTTATGATGCAAACTAAACGTAAGATTCGCTAATGTTTGGTGCCCATGTTAAACTATGATCCTAGGCTTTAAGAGAGAGATGAATCAAAGAAAAGGAAACATAGGAGTTTGGGATGAAATGAAAACCttaaacaaacacacacacacactattGCTCGaaacatatatgtttatatattgtttCTGTTGATTGAAATGTCGTCTGTTTTAGAATTTCACATATTATATATGGATCTTTCACCAATTAAAACCAAGGATGTTCTTTGCTCTACATGCACTTGAGAAAAAATCGAAAAGAATGGAGCCACTTACTTATTACAAATTATCTAAATGCATTTGAAATACATATCATAAAGAATTTTTCACACTCGAGACACATTCTCACATTTCAATTACATCACATGAGTCTATATCCTCTTTTGATTTCACTTTATTGTTTTTCTCTTATTTcactttatattttcatttacttttatctcaaattctaaaatatattaaagaaaaatatatcataataaattatatataaaattctctatattttaaattccattttcatatatatatatatatataatatatatatatatatatatatatatattatattaaagtgTAAAAAACAAATGTTGATGTGGACACCAAAGTGTTAATAGTAAAACTATAGATTAGTCGTGGACATGAGCATTTTAACGTGGAAGTCATTGGTTGATACCTTTAAAACGTTGTTCTTCGCCATAATCTTCGCGAAAAAACCCACATATAAACACATTTCCACCATTATTCCCAACGTCACCGACACCACCACGATCGAGTTCTGGTTCTAACTCAATAAAGGTTTCATCTTTCGGCTTGTACACCGATTTGCTCGAAATTTTCCCCGTGTTCACATCCAATCAAACTCATATCCTCGTTATACCATCCATAATTTTGTGTCCATGTCTTCAATAATCTACATTTCTATTTCCACatcacatttttcatttttattttgttattcatctacatattttgtattCATGTCAAATTTCtttaacatttcaaatttgtaataGTAGAAGTAAACCATCAtacatatttttgtatttttgattcATATGTCAATAAGTTATTTGTCGTCAACAACTCATCATCCATAATTCATCGTCCACAACTGGTCCACAATTCTTGATTTTcctcaaaaataaatttataaaaaacatgcATGGTTTCCACCAAAAAATGGCTCACATGTGAAAAGTGTCTTTTagtataaaagaaaaacaaaaaatgtctTTTGATGTAATTAACTCCCCAATAGAAAAagatttttagtataatattttttatgaacAACTTCTAGATTTAAAATTTGTCAGTCTATTAAGTCAAAGATTTAACTTATTGTTggttctataaataaataaacattattataatattcatattttatggagattataatttcttataGAAATTATTACAAGATTCAAAAGAAAgttaaagaaaaattagaatacAAAAATATGGTATTACATCACCCCCcataaaagtaaatttaatttaactgCAGAtatgaagaacacaaactccaACCTCCATTCGTTTGTCTTAGACTCTCAgctgagtattttttttttcacaaaatattattcatattttaaaataacaaaactctattaatctcttttaaaataacaaatctctttactaaaatttcatagtCGTGTAGTTGTGAAGGCCAACTACCTAGTATATCTTAGTAATAATATTGTGAATAACAAGTTCAATAAAGCAAATTATGGGATTTTGAGATGGAGTCGACGATCTTGTGTCGGACTTTCTCGACAACACCAGGAAATGTAAAGATTGGTAAGAGGATTGCATCAGCAATGCGTATTTGTTATTGTGAGGCGATAAAAACAACTGATATGGCCAGCTTTAAAGAGGATTATATCACAAATGCTTATTTGTTATGGGAAATTAGTATGTCTACCAAAGAATTATAAGCTATTTAACATACTATACCAAAAGAATTATAAGCTATTTAACATACTATACCAAAAGACAATTTTAGAGACACTGTTCATTATTTTCTTAGACACTGCTACCCCTATGTCGTTTCATCTCGGCGCAAGAACACAAAATCTAAAAGAAAAGATATGAAGTACATAGTTATGGATTTTGTCAGTACTTACTCCTAAATAGATTTTAATAGATTTACTAAATCTCCCTCTTCTCTCATAAtatcttctctttctttaaGATATTTCATCCGCAAACTTCAATCTTTCTTCTATTTCTCTCATCGTTAACATTAAAGTCTATAACCAAACCCCATTTTCTTCAAAATCAGTAACTAAATGGAAGGAGAAGAACTCTCAGCATCACATCTCCCCATCCTTGAAAGGATTTTCACGGTGGGGAAAGAATCCGTCGGCGTTAGGGTAACTCCATACCACAACTCCTTCCCATTCAGTGACTGCGTGCGGCAACTGTTGTGGTGGTGACTTCACTTGCTCATGCGTTTTGATTTCATCCAACCGGCGAGGAATTCATGAACTATTACTTGAAGAGAAAGGTTTTGGGTAAAACTGTAAACCTCAATGCAATTAGGATTGTTGATATTTACAAGCATGAGTCTTGgaacttttttttctctttcttctttttaacaTATCTTGGTTTGGATTTTTCTGTGAGTGAGAGAAGATGCTAAGACAATTCCTGGTCATCCCATCTTCTCCATGGCCAAGAAATGACTTGCTCAGATGCAAGTATAGTCTTAATGTAAAATTTCTCATATGGGTTTGTGTTTATTTTGTTAACTGATccattttagattttttaatgtTGTAAGATATTGGATCTGTGTTCGGAAAATTTGTTGCGTCTTATGTAAGTCTGTGGATATAATGAAACTTAACTGTCCAAGTTTTAATGTAAATTGCGTCTTATGTAAGTCTGTGGATATTAAATAGTTATCCTATGTGTCAGCTAccattttctattttactaTTAGATTCTTATTATGTATCTTCTGCATATATAACACTGTTTAATATCCCCGAGTTTTTACTCTCAAGTTGTTATCCATGTtagcaaataaaatattgtctATCATTTTATATGTATGGCTAAACTAAAATTCAAATTGACATCATTTCAGGAATGATAGTTTTGAATCCTTTATAACCGGCTATATATGTTTTACACAATctaagatttaatatatatacattcatGATATATTGTAGCCGTTTACTacttcaactaataaaaaagATAGGCTGAAACTTTTTGCTAGATTTAATATGTATGACCAAGCTAAAATTCAAATAACCATTactttcaataataaaatacttGAATCATATATTACCGGCTAAAACTCCTATATGCACACGCtaagatttaatatatacatgcatgCTATATTGTAACCGACTAAGATTCAAATAACcattattatcaaaaaaataaaatatttgaatcatatattaCCGGCTAAAACTACTCTATACACACGctatgatttaatatatacatacatgcTATATTGTAACCGGCTAAGTTATCATATTATCATAGCATAGCtctttgatatatcatattaGCTCTTCAATACGAATTAGTGGAACTTCTCAAGCTCATCTCCAAACTTGTTTAACAAGATTAGTTCACTATGTCACTGAACAAAGTATAAGACAACTAACTATGATCTTTGTGTTAGTTCACATCTTGTCACTGATAAGtaaatgaatatttttgtaaaaaaattaacaagcCAAAAGGGAAAGCAAACCATGATAACATTTCTTATAACCAGTTTTTGTAAAAACCATCTCTCATCGATTTCAAGAAATTTTCATTGCTAATtccatattttctgaaaaaatgAAATTCAATATATGGCTAAAGTTTGAGTTTAATCACGCTTGTAAAAGCTTGGAAATGATTTCTTACGAAAGTTTAAATGATATAGGCAACAAACTTGTACAATAAGTCAATTTTATTACTTGATAACATATTTCATCATTGGTTACAAAAACATTTAACAAGCTAAATGGTAAAACAAACGATGCTAACATTTCTTATAACCGGTTTTTTAAAGCAATGCCTCTTGGGTAACAAGAAATTTTATCAATCCAATAATAAAATTAACCAGCTAACCTTTTCCGTAACCGAGGACTACACCCAAAAGATATCCTTGTAACTAAATGGTATATCCAACCAACCAGAACTTTCCAATTCGAtcatgtgaagaagaagaagattacaGTTAAAGAGATGTATATAAGTTTACTTAAAATTTGAAGCTTTTGCCTTTTGTTAGAACCAGTAGGTTGTCCTCTCATCTTTTTAACAGTAGGCAAGATTCCCTTCCGCCGGAGCCACTACCGTCTCTACTAGTTTAACTAACGGTGAAAAAAAGATCCAAGAAGAAAACCCAGTGGCGTTTCGCCATTTTTTGGTCTGTATTTCCT
This genomic stretch from Raphanus sativus cultivar WK10039 chromosome 3, ASM80110v3, whole genome shotgun sequence harbors:
- the LOC108845038 gene encoding uncharacterized protein LOC108845038, translating into MAATESALTTSPSTSTDSSGIYYLHPSDNPGALITSVLLRGDNYTEWATELSNSIQAKRKLGFINGTIPKPASEPDLSKWLATNSMLVGWIRTAIDPKIRSTFTFVPDAHKLWENLQRRFSVKNGVRIHQLRDEINTCQKDGQTVIEYFGRLSKLWEELDHLKTPRACSCEASTDIEKEREEIRVHKFLFGLDESRFRNIRSQIIDEDPLPDINNVYSRVIREEQHNNTARSKETKTDAIGFSVQTETPKSDSTQLAAVTTRFRDPNRMCSHCSKKGHDNTECFQLHGYPEWWYEQKNNASATGSTYGSSQRGRGGRFSNNSNRGRGRSNSARAVSHNTTTTNANNDPIGQITQLLQLLQNSKSTISTEKLSGKPTLKDVIIDTGASHHMTGDLSILTDLIDIIPSSVKFPNGRYSQATKKGTLVLSEHYYLKDVLYVPEFTCTLISVSRLLKQTGCIAIFTDTLCVLHDRFTKTQIGTGEEREGVYYFTGVIH